The Thermoplasmata archaeon genome segment CGCACGATCGACCGCCTGCTGTACGGGAGGAAGTGATTGCCGGAACACGCCTTCGTCGACACGAGCTTCCTCGTGGCGCGGTTCAATCGGAGCGATGCTCGCCACCGAGCCGCCCGACGCATCCTCGAGGGGATGAGGCAGCCCGGGGCCGTGGTCTATCGGCTCGTGTTCAGCGACTACGTCTTCGATGAGAGCGTGACGACGATTCGGTTCCGGACGGGACGCCACGAGATGGCCGCCACCGCCGGTCGTGCCATGCGGGACTCCCGCACGCTCCACCTGATCCGGGTGGAGCCTCCGGTCTTCGAAGCCGCTTGGCGACTCTTCCTGGACAGGAAGGAC includes the following:
- a CDS encoding PIN domain-containing protein, which codes for MPEHAFVDTSFLVARFNRSDARHRAARRILEGMRQPGAVVYRLVFSDYVFDESVTTIRFRTGRHEMAATAGRAMRDSRTLHLIRVEPPVFEAAWRLFLDRKDKEWSFTDCTSFVLMESLDIRKALSFDDNFRQAGFAMLP